In Kocuria turfanensis, a single genomic region encodes these proteins:
- the glf gene encoding UDP-galactopyranose mutase translates to MNADLVVVGSGLFGLTVAERAANELDLNVAIIDRRSHIGGNAYTENEEQTGIEVHRYGAHLFHTSNERVWDYVNRFTDFTDYVHRVYTRHQDEVFPMPINLGTINQFFRAAYSPAEARALIQEQAGELAGTDPQNLNDKGIQLIGRPLYEAFIKHYTGKQWQTDPKDLPASIINRLPVRYTYDNRYFNDKYEGLPVDGYTAWLERMADHPKIDVRLDTDFFDEGHDYSRSAVSGQVPVVYTGPVDRYFDYAEGDLSWRTIDLEQEVLPVEDFQGAPVMNYPDADVPFTRILEFRHFYPQRNYTKDATVIMREFSRFAEKGDEPYYPVNTSVDREKLLKYRDLARGEDKVLFGGRLGTYKYLDMHMAIGAALSMVDNKLKPHFTGGASIESGGVDA, encoded by the coding sequence GTGAACGCAGATCTCGTCGTCGTCGGGTCGGGCCTATTCGGCCTGACCGTGGCCGAGAGGGCCGCCAACGAGCTGGACCTCAACGTGGCCATCATCGACCGTCGCTCCCACATCGGGGGCAACGCCTACACGGAGAACGAGGAGCAGACCGGGATCGAGGTGCACCGCTACGGCGCCCACCTCTTCCACACCTCCAACGAGCGGGTCTGGGACTACGTCAACCGCTTCACCGACTTCACCGACTACGTCCACCGCGTCTACACCCGCCACCAGGACGAGGTCTTCCCCATGCCGATCAACCTCGGCACCATCAACCAGTTCTTCCGGGCGGCGTACTCGCCGGCGGAGGCGCGGGCGCTGATCCAGGAGCAGGCCGGGGAGCTCGCCGGGACGGACCCGCAGAACCTCAACGACAAGGGCATCCAGCTCATCGGCCGGCCCCTCTACGAGGCGTTCATCAAGCACTACACGGGCAAGCAGTGGCAGACCGACCCCAAGGACCTGCCCGCCTCGATCATCAACCGGCTGCCGGTGCGCTACACCTACGACAACCGGTACTTCAACGACAAGTACGAGGGCCTCCCGGTGGACGGCTACACCGCCTGGCTCGAGCGCATGGCCGACCACCCGAAGATCGACGTCCGCCTGGACACCGACTTCTTCGACGAGGGCCACGACTACTCCCGCTCCGCCGTCTCCGGGCAGGTGCCCGTGGTCTACACCGGCCCCGTGGACCGGTACTTCGACTACGCCGAGGGCGACCTCTCGTGGCGGACCATCGACCTGGAGCAGGAGGTCCTGCCGGTCGAGGACTTCCAGGGCGCGCCGGTGATGAACTACCCGGACGCCGACGTCCCGTTCACCCGGATCCTGGAGTTCCGCCACTTCTACCCGCAGCGCAACTACACCAAGGACGCCACGGTGATCATGCGGGAGTTCTCGCGCTTCGCCGAGAAGGGCGACGAGCCGTACTACCCGGTCAACACGTCCGTGGACCGCGAGAAGCTGCTGAAGTACCGGGACCTGGCCCGCGGCGAGGACAAGGTCCTCTTCGGGGGCCGGCTCGGCACCTACAAGTACCTCGACATGCACATGGCCATCGGCGCCGCCCTGTCCATGGTCGACAACAAGCTCAAGCCCCACTTCACCGGCGGGGCCTCCATCGAGAGCGGGGGAGTGGACGCGTGA
- a CDS encoding glycosyltransferase family 4 protein → MTPRRVVIVSRIFAPEPAAASFRLRALARGLTEQGAQVRVLTTRPPAGTEIEPEPYPVRRWPVLRDRFDYVRGIVQYLSFDVPVFFRLLLTRADLVVSEPPPTTGMAVLAASALRGRPYVWYAPDIWTTAAEKMDVSPLVKRAMRVMETLAARRAAGVLTVSEAMGRELQSVTGVAWEKVLVAENGIDTDVFRPDGPVADPGAPYFVYAGSMSEWQGADVFVRALPRVLRAHPDAQLRFFGRGSDIDRVEEIAARTAPGHVVFEGLRPAAETAEWTRGAVAALGAVLPNIGYDFTKPTKIYAAAACGTPVVYAGTGVAAELVEDNGLGAAVDHDADAVAEAMIAALDRRRDPALAEENDRLRRRRADWAARNASLAASGRLAAGWLLQGFPD, encoded by the coding sequence GTGACTCCCCGCCGCGTCGTCATCGTCAGCCGCATCTTCGCCCCCGAGCCGGCTGCCGCGTCCTTCCGGCTGCGCGCCCTGGCCCGGGGCCTCACCGAGCAGGGTGCGCAGGTGCGCGTCCTCACCACGCGACCGCCCGCGGGGACGGAGATCGAGCCCGAGCCCTATCCGGTGCGGCGCTGGCCGGTCCTGCGGGACCGGTTCGACTACGTGCGCGGCATCGTGCAGTACCTCAGCTTCGACGTCCCCGTGTTCTTCCGGCTGCTGCTCACCCGCGCCGACCTCGTGGTCAGCGAGCCGCCCCCCACCACCGGGATGGCCGTGCTCGCCGCCTCGGCGCTGCGGGGCCGGCCCTACGTCTGGTACGCGCCGGACATCTGGACGACCGCCGCGGAGAAGATGGACGTCTCCCCCCTGGTCAAGCGGGCCATGCGGGTCATGGAGACGCTCGCGGCGCGGCGGGCGGCCGGTGTGCTCACCGTCTCCGAGGCCATGGGACGGGAGCTGCAGTCCGTCACCGGCGTCGCGTGGGAGAAGGTGCTCGTGGCCGAGAACGGCATCGACACCGACGTCTTCCGGCCCGACGGCCCCGTGGCCGACCCCGGCGCCCCCTACTTCGTCTACGCCGGGTCGATGTCCGAGTGGCAGGGCGCGGACGTGTTCGTCCGCGCCCTCCCGCGGGTCCTCCGCGCCCATCCCGACGCGCAGCTGCGCTTCTTCGGCCGCGGCTCCGACATCGACCGGGTCGAGGAGATCGCCGCGCGCACGGCCCCCGGCCACGTCGTCTTCGAGGGGCTGCGTCCCGCCGCCGAGACCGCCGAGTGGACCCGCGGGGCCGTGGCGGCCCTGGGCGCCGTGCTGCCGAACATCGGCTACGACTTCACCAAGCCCACCAAGATCTACGCGGCCGCCGCGTGCGGCACCCCCGTCGTCTACGCCGGGACCGGCGTCGCCGCCGAGCTCGTGGAGGACAACGGCCTGGGCGCGGCCGTGGACCACGACGCGGACGCGGTGGCCGAGGCGATGATCGCCGCCCTGGACCGCCGGCGCGACCCGGCCCTCGCCGAGGAGAACGACCGGCTCCGGCGCCGGCGCGCGGACTGGGCGGCCCGGAACGCCTCCCTGGCGGCCTCCGGCCGCCTCGCCGCCGGGTGGCTGCTTCAGGGCTTCCCGGACTGA
- a CDS encoding WhiB family transcriptional regulator gives MDWRSRAACLEKDPELFFPVGNTGPALLQIEEAKAVCRSCPVMDTCLQWALESGQDAGVWGGMSEDERRALKRRAARARRAS, from the coding sequence ATGGATTGGCGTAGTCGCGCAGCATGCCTGGAGAAGGATCCCGAGCTGTTCTTCCCCGTGGGCAACACCGGACCTGCTCTGCTCCAGATCGAGGAGGCCAAGGCCGTGTGCCGCAGCTGCCCCGTGATGGACACCTGCCTCCAGTGGGCCCTCGAGTCCGGCCAGGACGCCGGGGTCTGGGGCGGGATGAGCGAGGACGAGCGGCGCGCCCTCAAGCGCCGCGCCGCCCGCGCCCGTCGCGCCTCCTGA
- a CDS encoding sensor histidine kinase: MAFTEPLRNCGDFGPGDYEWLHLLVGDWQLISDLAFGDLVLSFPADYIPSAGSGNGRGMPAPGSPFRVLAHVRPATGPTVFHQDMVGELMPEELTGPLRAAWVGRRIELLRAGGDGPATGAQVKIVPLVRNGRTLALLTVHTGRRSGQVTSLQEVVYREAADALLRMANEGLWPDFSAPTGSRRGAPRVGDGAIRIDADDRVAYVSPNAESALRRLGIDGELVGKRLMDVVPPALGPGVEPDETLAPVLSGRTAWRTEVEGARVSVNFRSVPLRDRSGRLGAVLLCRDVTELRRRDLELVSKDATVREIHHRVKNNLQTVSALLRLQARRMTTDEARHGLEQAMRRVATIAMVHETLSQGFSQNVDFDELIERQFRLAAEVAAPEQSVRTRIIGEFGELPTRLATPLALVINELVTNAVEHGLAGRTGTVTLEASRVPDEEGAGQLLEVVVSDDGAGMGAAVIEESGVGAFRRADVGEGLGMQIVRTLVAGELGGSIHWSPRQGGGTEVTVRARLDDQPGP, from the coding sequence GTGGCGTTCACGGAACCCCTGAGGAACTGCGGGGACTTCGGTCCCGGCGACTACGAGTGGCTGCACCTGCTCGTGGGGGACTGGCAGCTCATCTCCGACCTCGCCTTCGGCGACCTCGTGCTGAGCTTCCCGGCGGACTACATCCCCTCCGCCGGCAGCGGCAACGGCCGGGGCATGCCCGCCCCGGGCAGCCCCTTCCGCGTCCTCGCCCACGTCCGCCCGGCGACCGGTCCCACCGTCTTCCACCAGGACATGGTCGGGGAGCTGATGCCCGAGGAGCTCACCGGGCCGCTGCGCGCGGCGTGGGTGGGGCGGCGGATCGAGCTGCTGCGCGCGGGCGGGGACGGGCCGGCCACGGGCGCCCAGGTCAAGATCGTCCCGCTCGTGCGCAACGGCCGCACCCTCGCCCTGCTGACCGTGCACACCGGGCGGCGGTCCGGGCAGGTGACCTCCCTGCAGGAGGTCGTCTACCGGGAGGCCGCGGACGCGCTGCTGCGGATGGCCAACGAGGGCCTGTGGCCGGACTTCTCGGCGCCCACGGGCTCCCGCCGCGGCGCGCCGCGGGTCGGGGACGGGGCCATCCGGATCGACGCCGACGACCGGGTGGCCTACGTCTCGCCCAACGCCGAGTCCGCGCTGCGCCGGCTGGGGATCGACGGAGAGCTGGTCGGCAAGCGCCTCATGGACGTCGTCCCGCCCGCGCTGGGTCCCGGCGTCGAACCGGACGAGACGCTCGCCCCGGTGCTCAGCGGGCGCACCGCCTGGCGCACCGAGGTGGAGGGCGCGCGGGTGAGCGTCAACTTCCGCTCCGTGCCCCTGCGCGACCGGTCGGGCCGGCTGGGCGCCGTGCTGCTGTGCCGCGACGTCACCGAGCTGCGCCGCCGGGACCTGGAGCTGGTGTCGAAGGACGCGACCGTCCGGGAGATCCACCACCGGGTCAAGAACAACCTGCAGACGGTCTCCGCGCTGCTGCGGCTGCAGGCCCGGCGGATGACCACCGACGAGGCCCGGCACGGGCTCGAGCAGGCGATGCGCCGCGTGGCGACGATCGCCATGGTGCACGAGACGCTCTCGCAGGGCTTCTCGCAGAACGTGGACTTCGACGAGCTCATCGAGCGGCAGTTCCGGCTCGCCGCGGAGGTGGCCGCCCCGGAGCAGTCGGTGCGCACGCGGATCATCGGGGAGTTCGGCGAGCTGCCGACCCGCCTGGCCACGCCCCTGGCCCTGGTCATCAACGAGCTGGTCACGAACGCGGTCGAGCACGGACTGGCCGGCCGGACCGGGACGGTGACCCTGGAGGCCTCCCGGGTGCCCGACGAGGAGGGCGCCGGCCAGCTGCTGGAGGTCGTGGTGAGCGACGACGGGGCGGGCATGGGCGCCGCCGTGATCGAGGAGTCCGGCGTGGGGGCGTTCCGGCGGGCCGACGTGGGGGAGGGCCTGGGGATGCAGATCGTGCGCACCCTCGTGGCCGGGGAGCTGGGCGGGTCGATCCACTGGTCCCCGCGCCAGGGAGGCGGCACCGAGGTCACGGTGCGGGCCCGTCTCGACGACCAGCCCGGCCCCTGA
- a CDS encoding AAA family ATPase: protein MTGLPVMALGISTWPLVDGIERLHGPVTVVRRCLDLTELLAAARAGLGRAALVAEGAEELTASLLEQVRLGGAVLLVLEGHDHRRLAGLGAVVVPERAGPADAARLVEEAVSAAADAPSVAGYADVAAQTTQRQAAVGEAADGSVTGPEPAPPGAEPPGPPRSGRIVAVWGPTGAPGRTTVAVNLAAELALLGEDAALADADTYGPSVAAALGMLDEAAGLAQACRLADQGRLDGPALRRTAADVAVAGRTVRVLTGLTRQDRWPELRSGAVATVLERCAQEFGTTVVDCGFALEADEELTVDTMAPRRHAAALTVLERADVVVAVGAADAIGVPRLVKGLPDVAAAAPGARLVVTVNKLRRSAAGRAPELGVRDAWARFGPGPAVEHFVPWDPETFDEALLAGAVLAETAAGSPGRAALRRLAAGVLAEPEGADAGGDPVVRGTRLGGRIGAWLRR from the coding sequence GTGACCGGACTGCCGGTCATGGCCCTCGGGATCTCCACGTGGCCCCTGGTCGACGGCATCGAGCGGCTGCACGGGCCCGTCACGGTGGTCCGGCGCTGCCTGGACCTCACCGAGCTCCTGGCGGCGGCGCGGGCGGGACTCGGCCGGGCCGCCCTGGTCGCGGAGGGCGCCGAGGAGCTGACCGCCAGCCTGCTCGAGCAGGTCCGGCTCGGCGGAGCGGTGCTGCTGGTGCTCGAGGGACACGACCACCGCCGGCTCGCGGGGCTCGGCGCCGTGGTCGTCCCGGAACGAGCGGGTCCGGCCGACGCCGCGCGCCTGGTGGAGGAGGCGGTGTCCGCCGCGGCGGACGCACCGAGCGTTGCCGGCTACGCCGACGTCGCCGCGCAGACGACGCAGCGGCAGGCCGCCGTCGGCGAGGCCGCCGACGGGTCGGTCACCGGGCCCGAACCGGCCCCGCCCGGCGCGGAGCCGCCGGGCCCGCCCCGGTCCGGGCGGATCGTGGCGGTGTGGGGGCCCACCGGGGCCCCCGGCCGCACGACCGTGGCGGTCAACCTCGCGGCGGAGCTCGCGCTGCTCGGCGAGGACGCGGCGCTGGCCGACGCCGACACCTACGGGCCGTCGGTGGCCGCCGCCCTGGGGATGCTGGACGAGGCCGCCGGGCTCGCCCAGGCCTGCCGCCTGGCCGACCAGGGCCGGCTCGACGGCCCCGCGCTGCGCCGGACCGCGGCCGACGTGGCGGTCGCGGGGCGGACCGTGCGAGTGCTCACCGGCCTCACCCGTCAGGACCGGTGGCCGGAGCTGCGCTCGGGAGCGGTGGCGACGGTCCTGGAGCGCTGCGCCCAGGAGTTCGGGACGACCGTCGTGGACTGCGGCTTCGCGCTGGAGGCCGACGAGGAGCTCACCGTGGACACGATGGCGCCCCGCCGGCACGCGGCGGCGCTGACGGTGCTGGAGCGGGCCGACGTGGTCGTGGCCGTGGGGGCGGCGGACGCCATCGGCGTCCCGCGGCTGGTCAAGGGGCTGCCCGACGTCGCCGCGGCGGCGCCGGGCGCCCGGCTCGTCGTCACGGTCAACAAGCTGCGCCGCTCCGCGGCGGGACGGGCCCCGGAACTGGGGGTCCGCGATGCGTGGGCCCGGTTCGGCCCCGGACCGGCCGTGGAGCACTTCGTGCCGTGGGACCCGGAGACCTTCGACGAGGCGCTGCTGGCGGGCGCGGTGCTGGCGGAGACCGCGGCCGGCTCGCCCGGGCGGGCGGCGCTGCGCCGGCTCGCCGCCGGGGTGCTCGCCGAGCCTGAGGGCGCGGACGCCGGCGGGGACCCGGTGGTGCGCGGTACTAGGCTGGGCGGCAGGATCGGGGCCTGGTTGCGCCGCTGA
- a CDS encoding SAF domain-containing protein, which yields MSGTVRGADTASARFRKPTWKDPRLLTGLLLVLLSVAGVTAVVTATNRTDPFLAAARDLEVGQAVTEDDVVAVDVRLQDAADLYVPAGAAPAPGTVATQRIPQGQLLPGAALGTADRLDRKPVAVPVEHPLPEDAAAGSRVDVWVAAQKPSGRGHESARLLLPAAEIASVSAEETALGAGRGTVVHVLVEDGPMEDVVDALGNDARVTLVWNPAGAP from the coding sequence ATGAGCGGCACGGTCAGGGGCGCGGACACCGCGTCGGCCCGGTTCAGGAAGCCGACCTGGAAGGATCCGCGGCTGCTCACCGGGCTGCTGCTCGTGCTGCTGTCCGTCGCCGGGGTCACCGCGGTGGTGACGGCCACCAACCGCACGGACCCCTTTCTGGCCGCGGCTCGCGACCTCGAGGTCGGGCAGGCCGTGACCGAGGACGACGTCGTGGCCGTGGACGTCCGCCTCCAGGACGCCGCCGACCTGTACGTCCCGGCGGGCGCCGCCCCCGCCCCGGGCACGGTGGCGACGCAGCGGATCCCTCAGGGCCAGCTGCTGCCGGGGGCCGCCCTCGGCACCGCCGACCGGCTCGATCGCAAGCCGGTCGCGGTGCCCGTCGAGCACCCGCTGCCCGAGGACGCCGCTGCGGGCTCGCGCGTCGACGTGTGGGTCGCGGCCCAGAAGCCCTCCGGCCGCGGCCACGAGTCCGCGCGCCTGCTGCTGCCCGCCGCGGAGATCGCCTCGGTCTCCGCGGAGGAGACCGCTCTGGGGGCGGGCCGCGGCACGGTGGTGCACGTGCTCGTCGAGGACGGCCCGATGGAGGACGTCGTGGACGCCCTGGGCAACGACGCCCGGGTCACGCTCGTGTGGAACCCGGCGGGCGCGCCGTGA
- a CDS encoding helix-turn-helix domain-containing protein — protein sequence MAQQRFLTLADVAEILNISATQARALVRSGELPAIQVGGRGQWRVETAKLEEYIARGYERTAEAVRSGSLD from the coding sequence ATGGCGCAGCAGCGCTTCCTGACCCTGGCCGACGTCGCCGAGATCCTCAACATCTCGGCCACGCAGGCGAGAGCCCTGGTGCGCAGCGGGGAGCTGCCGGCCATCCAGGTGGGCGGGCGCGGTCAGTGGCGGGTGGAGACGGCCAAGCTGGAGGAGTACATCGCGCGCGGCTACGAGCGCACCGCGGAGGCCGTGCGCTCCGGCTCCCTGGACTGA
- a CDS encoding LysM peptidoglycan-binding domain-containing protein has protein sequence MGTTAGSASRAVTELWPALLLPALGLSLAASGAVLLGGAPPGDEHRGGTRGAPWSAATDPEQLIGLAAAGLGCAVVVAWAVAAALAVLAVLAGHHRWERLGRLCGRCSPALLRRVAATALGLQLVATPGAVADKTPSPFWSGGTAVHGSSGSAPDGPPSAGAAAPAPAHPAPLRPPAAPSSEEASRSRGAHPTPAERTVDGVVTVLRGDTLWSLAAAQLGPGASAEDVDRAWPAWYELNRRVLVHGPHLLLPGQRLVVPGTGDH, from the coding sequence ATGGGCACTACGGCAGGCTCCGCGTCCCGCGCCGTGACCGAGCTGTGGCCGGCCCTGCTGCTGCCCGCCCTCGGTCTGTCGCTCGCCGCCAGCGGCGCCGTCCTCCTCGGCGGGGCTCCGCCCGGGGACGAGCACCGCGGCGGGACACGCGGCGCCCCGTGGTCCGCCGCCACGGACCCCGAGCAGCTGATCGGACTCGCGGCGGCCGGCCTCGGCTGCGCGGTGGTGGTGGCATGGGCGGTGGCCGCCGCCCTCGCCGTCCTGGCGGTGCTGGCCGGGCACCACCGGTGGGAGCGCCTGGGCCGGCTGTGCGGGCGCTGCTCCCCGGCGCTGCTGCGCCGGGTCGCCGCCACGGCCCTGGGGCTGCAGCTCGTCGCGACCCCGGGCGCGGTCGCCGACAAGACGCCCTCCCCCTTCTGGTCCGGCGGCACGGCGGTGCACGGGTCCTCCGGGTCCGCTCCGGACGGACCGCCGTCCGCCGGTGCGGCCGCCCCCGCACCGGCACACCCGGCACCGCTCCGTCCGCCCGCCGCGCCTTCGAGCGAGGAGGCGTCGCGGTCTCGGGGAGCGCACCCGACGCCGGCCGAGCGCACGGTCGACGGCGTCGTCACCGTCCTGCGCGGCGACACCCTGTGGTCCCTCGCGGCGGCGCAGCTCGGCCCCGGGGCCTCGGCCGAGGACGTCGACCGCGCCTGGCCCGCCTGGTACGAGCTGAACCGGCGCGTCCTGGTGCACGGGCCTCATCTGCTGCTCCCCGGCCAGCGGCTCGTGGTGCCCGGCACCGGGGACCACTGA
- a CDS encoding Rv3235 family protein: MNAPAAGSDPVARPLAPRPSPAAPPVRRERPAPPTAPGGYTWGATRVVGGTAEDELGRVTALARSIGQAAVEVLGGSRPAAQLARWTTPEIVQRFQQRADMLRLLQEQFEGKASLQELHRNPHVRRCRVCRVDRGVYEVALVVVEPRRGRAVAMRVERLGRGWSVTELEVG; this comes from the coding sequence ATGAACGCACCCGCCGCCGGCTCCGATCCTGTCGCCCGGCCGCTCGCTCCCCGGCCGTCCCCGGCCGCGCCGCCGGTCCGCCGGGAGCGCCCGGCCCCGCCCACGGCCCCGGGCGGCTACACCTGGGGCGCCACCCGCGTGGTCGGCGGCACCGCCGAGGACGAGCTGGGCCGCGTCACCGCGCTCGCCCGGTCCATCGGCCAGGCGGCCGTGGAGGTGCTCGGCGGCAGCCGGCCGGCGGCGCAGCTGGCCCGGTGGACCACTCCGGAGATCGTGCAGCGCTTCCAGCAGCGGGCCGACATGCTGCGGCTGCTGCAGGAGCAGTTCGAGGGCAAGGCCTCGCTGCAGGAGCTGCACCGCAATCCGCACGTCCGCCGGTGCCGGGTCTGCCGGGTGGACCGCGGCGTCTACGAGGTGGCCCTCGTGGTGGTCGAGCCACGGCGCGGGCGGGCCGTGGCCATGCGGGTGGAGCGCCTGGGGCGGGGCTGGAGCGTCACCGAGCTCGAGGTCGGCTGA
- the secA gene encoding preprotein translocase subunit SecA — protein sequence MASFLEKVLRTGDKKVLTRLRSYTAAINSLEDSFRELSDAELRAETDAFRARVADGESLDRLLPEAFAVVREAASRTLGQRHYDVQLMGGAALHLGNIAEMKTGEGKTLVATAPAYLNALTGKGVHVVTVNDYLAEYQANLMGRVYRFLGMETGVVLANQDPATRRQQYVADITYGTNNEFGFDYLRDNMAWSPDELVQRGHNFAIVDEVDSILIDEARTPLIISGPASGEANRWYTEFGRLVQRLKPETDYEVDEKKRTVGVLESGIEKVEDWLGIDNLYEAQNTPLIGFLNNAIKAKELFRANKDYVVLKGEVVIVDEHTGRILAGRRYNEGMHQAIEAKEGVEIKAENQTLATVTLQNYFRLYDKLSGMTGTAETEAAEFMNTYGLGVVSIETHRPLARIDRPDLVYKNEVAKFAAVVKDIEERHAKGQPVLVGTVSVEKSEYLSKLLAQRGVRHEVLNAKNHAREAAIVAQAGRRGAVTVATNMAGRGTDIMLGGNAEFNAVDRMRERGLDPQRDAEEYERVWPEVLAACEAETKAEHQEVVEVGGLYVLGTERHESRRIDNQLRGRSGRQGDPGESRFYLSLADDLMRLFNAGAAQRLMAGAPDDTALEHKIVSRAIASAQSQVEGRNAEQRKNVLKYDDVLNRQREAVYRDRRRVLEGDDLQEQIVQFVDEVISSTVEDRTAVGHPEDWDLEGLWESLRTIYPVTLTVDEVVEEAGGRTRLTAEFLREQILSDARLLYAQREEEVGPEAMRNLERRVLLSVIGRRWPEHLYEMDYLKEGIGLRAMAQRDPLVEYQREGYAMFQEMMGAIREETVSTLFRMEIRRQRVGADGGPVELQIPRQPSFLQYTAPGETGGTQTRVEPAPAAARARADGSAGADGSAGADEPTPNRAERRARARAGSAEAAEG from the coding sequence GTGGCGTCATTCCTGGAGAAAGTCCTCAGGACCGGAGACAAGAAGGTCCTGACGAGGCTGCGGTCCTACACGGCCGCCATCAACAGCCTCGAGGACAGCTTCCGGGAGCTCAGCGACGCGGAGCTGCGCGCCGAGACGGACGCCTTCCGCGCCCGGGTGGCCGACGGCGAGTCGCTGGACCGGCTGCTGCCCGAGGCCTTCGCCGTGGTCCGGGAGGCGGCCTCGCGCACCCTGGGCCAGCGCCACTACGACGTGCAGCTCATGGGCGGCGCCGCCCTGCACCTCGGCAACATCGCCGAGATGAAGACCGGTGAGGGCAAGACCCTCGTCGCCACGGCCCCGGCCTACCTCAACGCGCTCACCGGCAAGGGCGTGCACGTCGTCACCGTGAACGACTACCTGGCCGAGTACCAGGCCAACCTGATGGGCCGCGTCTACCGGTTCCTCGGCATGGAGACCGGGGTGGTGCTGGCCAACCAGGACCCCGCGACCCGGCGGCAGCAGTACGTCGCGGACATCACCTACGGCACGAACAACGAGTTCGGCTTCGACTACCTGCGCGACAACATGGCCTGGAGCCCCGACGAGCTCGTCCAGCGCGGGCACAACTTCGCGATCGTCGACGAGGTCGACTCCATCCTCATCGACGAGGCGCGCACCCCGCTGATCATCTCCGGGCCGGCCTCCGGCGAGGCCAACCGGTGGTACACCGAGTTCGGCCGCCTCGTGCAGCGCCTGAAGCCGGAGACGGACTACGAGGTCGACGAGAAGAAGCGCACCGTGGGCGTGCTCGAGTCCGGGATCGAGAAGGTCGAGGACTGGCTGGGCATCGACAACCTCTACGAGGCGCAGAACACCCCCCTCATCGGTTTCCTGAACAACGCGATCAAGGCCAAGGAGCTCTTCCGGGCCAACAAGGACTACGTGGTGCTCAAGGGCGAGGTGGTGATCGTCGACGAGCACACCGGCCGCATCCTCGCCGGGCGCCGCTACAACGAGGGCATGCACCAGGCCATCGAGGCCAAGGAGGGCGTGGAGATCAAGGCGGAGAACCAGACCCTCGCCACGGTCACCCTGCAGAACTACTTCCGCCTCTACGACAAGCTCTCCGGCATGACGGGCACGGCCGAGACCGAGGCCGCCGAGTTCATGAACACCTACGGGCTGGGCGTCGTGTCCATCGAGACCCACCGCCCGCTCGCCCGCATCGACCGCCCCGACCTCGTCTACAAGAACGAGGTCGCCAAGTTCGCCGCCGTGGTCAAGGACATCGAGGAGCGCCACGCCAAGGGCCAGCCGGTGCTGGTGGGCACGGTGTCGGTCGAGAAGAGCGAGTACCTCTCCAAGCTGCTGGCCCAGCGCGGGGTCCGCCACGAGGTGCTCAACGCGAAGAACCACGCCCGCGAGGCCGCGATCGTCGCCCAGGCCGGACGCCGGGGTGCCGTCACGGTCGCCACGAACATGGCCGGCCGCGGCACCGACATCATGCTGGGCGGCAACGCCGAGTTCAACGCGGTGGACCGGATGCGCGAGCGGGGCCTGGACCCCCAGCGCGACGCCGAGGAGTACGAGCGCGTCTGGCCCGAGGTGCTCGCCGCCTGCGAGGCCGAGACCAAGGCGGAGCACCAGGAGGTCGTCGAGGTCGGCGGCCTCTACGTGCTGGGCACGGAGCGGCACGAGTCCCGGCGCATCGACAACCAGCTGCGCGGGCGGTCCGGGCGCCAGGGCGACCCGGGCGAGTCGCGGTTCTACCTGTCGCTGGCCGACGACCTCATGCGCCTGTTCAACGCCGGCGCCGCCCAGCGGCTCATGGCAGGAGCCCCGGACGACACCGCGCTCGAGCACAAGATCGTCTCCCGGGCCATCGCCTCCGCGCAGAGCCAGGTGGAGGGCCGCAACGCCGAGCAGCGCAAGAACGTCCTGAAGTACGACGACGTCCTCAACCGCCAGCGCGAGGCCGTCTACCGGGACCGCCGCCGCGTCCTGGAGGGCGACGACCTGCAGGAGCAGATCGTCCAGTTCGTCGACGAGGTCATCAGCTCCACGGTCGAGGACCGCACCGCGGTGGGCCATCCCGAGGACTGGGACCTCGAGGGTCTGTGGGAGTCGCTGCGCACGATCTACCCGGTGACCCTCACGGTCGACGAGGTCGTGGAGGAGGCCGGCGGGCGCACCCGCCTCACCGCCGAGTTCCTGCGCGAGCAGATCCTCTCCGACGCCCGCCTCCTCTACGCCCAGCGCGAGGAGGAGGTCGGCCCGGAGGCCATGCGCAACCTGGAGCGGCGTGTGCTGCTCTCGGTCATCGGGCGCAGGTGGCCCGAGCACCTGTACGAGATGGACTACCTCAAGGAGGGCATCGGCCTGCGCGCCATGGCCCAGCGCGACCCGCTCGTGGAGTACCAGCGCGAGGGGTACGCGATGTTCCAGGAGATGATGGGAGCGATCCGCGAGGAGACGGTCTCCACGCTGTTCCGGATGGAGATCCGCCGTCAGCGCGTGGGCGCCGACGGCGGTCCCGTGGAGCTGCAGATCCCGCGCCAGCCCAGCTTCCTGCAGTACACCGCGCCGGGCGAGACCGGCGGGACGCAGACCCGGGTGGAGCCGGCGCCCGCGGCGGCCCGCGCCCGCGCGGACGGATCGGCCGGAGCTGACGGATCGGCCGGCGCGGACGAGCCGACCCCGAACCGGGCGGAGCGCAGGGCCCGCGCCCGGGCCGGCAGCGCCGAGGCCGCCGAGGGCTGA